From the genome of Acropora palmata chromosome 4, jaAcrPala1.3, whole genome shotgun sequence, one region includes:
- the LOC141879322 gene encoding motile sperm domain-containing protein 2-like isoform X5 — MADENVIEKQLINELRQRFFQENGTNLHEFHEQDLKRVRDDDVWLSRFLKSRKQDVNNALLALVPCLLWRKSFGVNDLTERSIDRRLFESGFLFQHNQDKEGNSMVIFTGKLYKKDPQQQQEIKRYLVFLLEKHVRLFPNRKITMIMDMQETGISQMDMDFVKCVIHCFRDHFPWTLAWLLIVDLPWIFLAAWKIVNTWLSPDAVNKIRFLNKAELADIVDEDKLLQRLGGTDNYEYSYPPSKDPLTERVGIDGVEEVPTSNGFSHENQDSDDDDDDDNEKTEVAENQPQSQISEEREAPVSPTKRVTFEDAPSTAITTNNKQQESSTKPPTRLTTQSRLSQKRAPPDGFVSKPMLLTITPPEELLFSGTTSTGEILQSLSLTNNTSSTVAFKVKTTSPESYRVRPSSGVILASSSATVNVFLQPGHAASVIRDKFLVMSTELQDQKSPSELAALWKTVPKTDVIEHRLRCRFVASSSQISSQYYDIAEGKPISLGTINESIETLQIQLCDVEKKLDVTSKRIIHMEEGLRVFIKVQLGLFSALIVLFAVVMYFAIHPM, encoded by the exons ATGGCGGACGAG AATGTTATAGAAAAACAACTTATCAATGAGCTCAGGCAGCGATTTTTTCAGGAAAATG GCACTAATCTGCACGAATTTCACGAGCAAGATTTGAAGAGAGTTCGCGATGATGACGTTTGGCTGAGTCGCTTCTTGAAATCTCGAAAACAAGATGTTAATAATGCTCTGCTCGCTTTG GTGCCTTGTTTGTTATGGAGGAAGTCATTTGGAGTGAATG ATCTTACAGAGAGATCAATAGATCGTCGACTGTTTGAGTCAGGCTTCTTATTTCAGCATAATCAAGATAAAGAAGGGAACAGCATGG TAATCTTTACTGGAAAGCTTTACAAGAAAGATCCtcagcaacaacaagaaattaAACGATATTTAGTATTTCTATTGGAAAAACAT GTAAGATTGTTTCCCAATCGGAAAATAACCATGATTATGGACATGCAAGAGACTGGCATTTCACAAATG GACATGGATTTTGTAAAATGTGTGATACACTGTTTCAGAGATCATTTCCCTTGGACATTAG cctGGCTGCTAATTGTAGATTTACCCTGGATTTTCTTAg cTGCTTGGAAAATTGTGAATACATGGCTAAGTCCGGATGCTGTAAATAAAATCAG attCTTAAACAAAGCTGAGCTTGCTGACATTGTTGACGAAGACAAACTCCTTCAAAGACTAGGTGGAACG GATAATTACGAATACTCGTACCCACCGAGCAAAGATCCTCTGACTGAAAGAGTTGGGATAGACGG TGTAGAAGAAGTGCCAACGTCAAATGGATTTTCACATGAAAATCAGGATtccgatgatgatgatgatgatgataatgaaaaGACTGAAGTAGCTGAGAATCAGCCTCAATCACAAATTTCTGAGGAAAGAGAAGCACCTGTCAGTCCAACAAAGAGA GTGACTTTCGAAGATGCGCCCTCAACAGCAATAACAACCAATAACAAACAG CAGGAGAGTTCCACCAAGCCTCCCACTCGATTGACTACTCAGTCAAGACTGTCTCAAAAACGCGCTCCTCCGGATGGTTTTGTCAGCAAACCCATGTTACTGACTATCAC tccaCCAGAAGAGTTGTTGTTTAGCGGAACAACTTCAACAGGAGAAATTCTTCAATCTCTGTCACTCACAAACAACACTTCATCAACAGTTGCATTCAAG GTTAAAACAACTTCCCCGGAGAGTTATCGTGTACGGCCGAGTTCAGGGGTCATTCTCGCCTCTTCTTCTGCCACGGTCAACGTCTTTTTACAACCAG GGCATGCTGCGAGTGTTATTAGGGACAAATTTCTGGTGATGTCGACCGAGTTACAGGACCAGAAATCACCAAGCGAACTGGCAGCGTTGTGGAAGACGGTACCCAAGACAGATGTGATTGAGCACAG ACTCAGATGCAGATTTGTGGCGTCCAGTTCTCAGATTTCTAGTCAGTATTATGATATTGCTGAAGGGAAGCCGATTTCCTTAGGTACAATCAACGAAAGCATTGAAACACTTCAAATACAACTCTGCGATGTCGAGAAAAAG
- the LOC141879322 gene encoding motile sperm domain-containing protein 2-like isoform X3: protein MGINSAYCFEYIFFNIPPGFLILQNVIEKQLINELRQRFFQENGTNLHEFHEQDLKRVRDDDVWLSRFLKSRKQDVNNALLALVPCLLWRKSFGVNDLTERSIDRRLFESGFLFQHNQDKEGNSMVIFTGKLYKKDPQQQQEIKRYLVFLLEKHVRLFPNRKITMIMDMQETGISQMDMDFVKCVIHCFRDHFPWTLAWLLIVDLPWIFLAAWKIVNTWLSPDAVNKIRFLNKAELADIVDEDKLLQRLGGTDNYEYSYPPSKDPLTERVGIDGVEEVPTSNGFSHENQDSDDDDDDDNEKTEVAENQPQSQISEEREAPVSPTKRQESSTKPPTRLTTQSRLSQKRAPPDGFVSKPMLLTITPPEELLFSGTTSTGEILQSLSLTNNTSSTVAFKVKTTSPESYRVRPSSGVILASSSATVNVFLQPGHAASVIRDKFLVMSTELQDQKSPSELAALWKTVPKTDVIEHRLRCRFVASSSQISSQYYDIAEGKPISLGTINESIETLQIQLCDVEKKLDVTSKRIIHMEEGLRVFIKVQLGLFSALIVLFAVVMYFAIHPM from the exons ATGGGAATTAATTCTGCATATTGTTTTGaatatattttctttaacaTACCACCGGGATTCCTCATTTTGCAGAATGTTATAGAAAAACAACTTATCAATGAGCTCAGGCAGCGATTTTTTCAGGAAAATG GCACTAATCTGCACGAATTTCACGAGCAAGATTTGAAGAGAGTTCGCGATGATGACGTTTGGCTGAGTCGCTTCTTGAAATCTCGAAAACAAGATGTTAATAATGCTCTGCTCGCTTTG GTGCCTTGTTTGTTATGGAGGAAGTCATTTGGAGTGAATG ATCTTACAGAGAGATCAATAGATCGTCGACTGTTTGAGTCAGGCTTCTTATTTCAGCATAATCAAGATAAAGAAGGGAACAGCATGG TAATCTTTACTGGAAAGCTTTACAAGAAAGATCCtcagcaacaacaagaaattaAACGATATTTAGTATTTCTATTGGAAAAACAT GTAAGATTGTTTCCCAATCGGAAAATAACCATGATTATGGACATGCAAGAGACTGGCATTTCACAAATG GACATGGATTTTGTAAAATGTGTGATACACTGTTTCAGAGATCATTTCCCTTGGACATTAG cctGGCTGCTAATTGTAGATTTACCCTGGATTTTCTTAg cTGCTTGGAAAATTGTGAATACATGGCTAAGTCCGGATGCTGTAAATAAAATCAG attCTTAAACAAAGCTGAGCTTGCTGACATTGTTGACGAAGACAAACTCCTTCAAAGACTAGGTGGAACG GATAATTACGAATACTCGTACCCACCGAGCAAAGATCCTCTGACTGAAAGAGTTGGGATAGACGG TGTAGAAGAAGTGCCAACGTCAAATGGATTTTCACATGAAAATCAGGATtccgatgatgatgatgatgatgataatgaaaaGACTGAAGTAGCTGAGAATCAGCCTCAATCACAAATTTCTGAGGAAAGAGAAGCACCTGTCAGTCCAACAAAGAGA CAGGAGAGTTCCACCAAGCCTCCCACTCGATTGACTACTCAGTCAAGACTGTCTCAAAAACGCGCTCCTCCGGATGGTTTTGTCAGCAAACCCATGTTACTGACTATCAC tccaCCAGAAGAGTTGTTGTTTAGCGGAACAACTTCAACAGGAGAAATTCTTCAATCTCTGTCACTCACAAACAACACTTCATCAACAGTTGCATTCAAG GTTAAAACAACTTCCCCGGAGAGTTATCGTGTACGGCCGAGTTCAGGGGTCATTCTCGCCTCTTCTTCTGCCACGGTCAACGTCTTTTTACAACCAG GGCATGCTGCGAGTGTTATTAGGGACAAATTTCTGGTGATGTCGACCGAGTTACAGGACCAGAAATCACCAAGCGAACTGGCAGCGTTGTGGAAGACGGTACCCAAGACAGATGTGATTGAGCACAG ACTCAGATGCAGATTTGTGGCGTCCAGTTCTCAGATTTCTAGTCAGTATTATGATATTGCTGAAGGGAAGCCGATTTCCTTAGGTACAATCAACGAAAGCATTGAAACACTTCAAATACAACTCTGCGATGTCGAGAAAAAG
- the LOC141879322 gene encoding motile sperm domain-containing protein 2-like isoform X1, which produces MGINSAYCFEYIFFNIPPGFLILQNVIEKQLINELRQRFFQENGTNLHEFHEQDLKRVRDDDVWLSRFLKSRKQDVNNALLALVPCLLWRKSFGVNDLTERSIDRRLFESGFLFQHNQDKEGNSMVIFTGKLYKKDPQQQQEIKRYLVFLLEKHVRLFPNRKITMIMDMQETGISQMDMDFVKCVIHCFRDHFPWTLAWLLIVDLPWIFLAAWKIVNTWLSPDAVNKIRFLNKAELADIVDEDKLLQRLGGTDNYEYSYPPSKDPLTERVGIDGVEEVPTSNGFSHENQDSDDDDDDDNEKTEVAENQPQSQISEEREAPVSPTKRVTFEDAPSTAITTNNKQQESSTKPPTRLTTQSRLSQKRAPPDGFVSKPMLLTITPPEELLFSGTTSTGEILQSLSLTNNTSSTVAFKVKTTSPESYRVRPSSGVILASSSATVNVFLQPGHAASVIRDKFLVMSTELQDQKSPSELAALWKTVPKTDVIEHRLRCRFVASSSQISSQYYDIAEGKPISLGTINESIETLQIQLCDVEKKLDVTSKRIIHMEEGLRVFIKVQLGLFSALIVLFAVVMYFAIHPM; this is translated from the exons ATGGGAATTAATTCTGCATATTGTTTTGaatatattttctttaacaTACCACCGGGATTCCTCATTTTGCAGAATGTTATAGAAAAACAACTTATCAATGAGCTCAGGCAGCGATTTTTTCAGGAAAATG GCACTAATCTGCACGAATTTCACGAGCAAGATTTGAAGAGAGTTCGCGATGATGACGTTTGGCTGAGTCGCTTCTTGAAATCTCGAAAACAAGATGTTAATAATGCTCTGCTCGCTTTG GTGCCTTGTTTGTTATGGAGGAAGTCATTTGGAGTGAATG ATCTTACAGAGAGATCAATAGATCGTCGACTGTTTGAGTCAGGCTTCTTATTTCAGCATAATCAAGATAAAGAAGGGAACAGCATGG TAATCTTTACTGGAAAGCTTTACAAGAAAGATCCtcagcaacaacaagaaattaAACGATATTTAGTATTTCTATTGGAAAAACAT GTAAGATTGTTTCCCAATCGGAAAATAACCATGATTATGGACATGCAAGAGACTGGCATTTCACAAATG GACATGGATTTTGTAAAATGTGTGATACACTGTTTCAGAGATCATTTCCCTTGGACATTAG cctGGCTGCTAATTGTAGATTTACCCTGGATTTTCTTAg cTGCTTGGAAAATTGTGAATACATGGCTAAGTCCGGATGCTGTAAATAAAATCAG attCTTAAACAAAGCTGAGCTTGCTGACATTGTTGACGAAGACAAACTCCTTCAAAGACTAGGTGGAACG GATAATTACGAATACTCGTACCCACCGAGCAAAGATCCTCTGACTGAAAGAGTTGGGATAGACGG TGTAGAAGAAGTGCCAACGTCAAATGGATTTTCACATGAAAATCAGGATtccgatgatgatgatgatgatgataatgaaaaGACTGAAGTAGCTGAGAATCAGCCTCAATCACAAATTTCTGAGGAAAGAGAAGCACCTGTCAGTCCAACAAAGAGA GTGACTTTCGAAGATGCGCCCTCAACAGCAATAACAACCAATAACAAACAG CAGGAGAGTTCCACCAAGCCTCCCACTCGATTGACTACTCAGTCAAGACTGTCTCAAAAACGCGCTCCTCCGGATGGTTTTGTCAGCAAACCCATGTTACTGACTATCAC tccaCCAGAAGAGTTGTTGTTTAGCGGAACAACTTCAACAGGAGAAATTCTTCAATCTCTGTCACTCACAAACAACACTTCATCAACAGTTGCATTCAAG GTTAAAACAACTTCCCCGGAGAGTTATCGTGTACGGCCGAGTTCAGGGGTCATTCTCGCCTCTTCTTCTGCCACGGTCAACGTCTTTTTACAACCAG GGCATGCTGCGAGTGTTATTAGGGACAAATTTCTGGTGATGTCGACCGAGTTACAGGACCAGAAATCACCAAGCGAACTGGCAGCGTTGTGGAAGACGGTACCCAAGACAGATGTGATTGAGCACAG ACTCAGATGCAGATTTGTGGCGTCCAGTTCTCAGATTTCTAGTCAGTATTATGATATTGCTGAAGGGAAGCCGATTTCCTTAGGTACAATCAACGAAAGCATTGAAACACTTCAAATACAACTCTGCGATGTCGAGAAAAAG
- the LOC141879322 gene encoding motile sperm domain-containing protein 2-like isoform X2, producing the protein MGINSAYCFEYIFFNIPPGFLILQNVIEKQLINELRQRFFQENGTNLHEFHEQDLKRVRDDDVWLSRFLKSRKQDVNNALLALVPCLLWRKSFGVNDLTERSIDRRLFESGFLFQHNQDKEGNSMVIFTGKLYKKDPQQQQEIKRYLVFLLEKHVRLFPNRKITMIMDMQETGISQMDMDFVKCVIHCFRDHFPWTLAWLLIVDLPWIFLAAWKIVNTWLSPDAVNKIRFLNKAELADIVDEDKLLQRLGGTDNYEYSYPPSKDPLTERVGIDGVEEVPTSNGFSHENQDSDDDDDDDNEKTEVAENQPQSQISEEREAPVSPTKRVTFEDAPSTAITTNNKQESSTKPPTRLTTQSRLSQKRAPPDGFVSKPMLLTITPPEELLFSGTTSTGEILQSLSLTNNTSSTVAFKVKTTSPESYRVRPSSGVILASSSATVNVFLQPGHAASVIRDKFLVMSTELQDQKSPSELAALWKTVPKTDVIEHRLRCRFVASSSQISSQYYDIAEGKPISLGTINESIETLQIQLCDVEKKLDVTSKRIIHMEEGLRVFIKVQLGLFSALIVLFAVVMYFAIHPM; encoded by the exons ATGGGAATTAATTCTGCATATTGTTTTGaatatattttctttaacaTACCACCGGGATTCCTCATTTTGCAGAATGTTATAGAAAAACAACTTATCAATGAGCTCAGGCAGCGATTTTTTCAGGAAAATG GCACTAATCTGCACGAATTTCACGAGCAAGATTTGAAGAGAGTTCGCGATGATGACGTTTGGCTGAGTCGCTTCTTGAAATCTCGAAAACAAGATGTTAATAATGCTCTGCTCGCTTTG GTGCCTTGTTTGTTATGGAGGAAGTCATTTGGAGTGAATG ATCTTACAGAGAGATCAATAGATCGTCGACTGTTTGAGTCAGGCTTCTTATTTCAGCATAATCAAGATAAAGAAGGGAACAGCATGG TAATCTTTACTGGAAAGCTTTACAAGAAAGATCCtcagcaacaacaagaaattaAACGATATTTAGTATTTCTATTGGAAAAACAT GTAAGATTGTTTCCCAATCGGAAAATAACCATGATTATGGACATGCAAGAGACTGGCATTTCACAAATG GACATGGATTTTGTAAAATGTGTGATACACTGTTTCAGAGATCATTTCCCTTGGACATTAG cctGGCTGCTAATTGTAGATTTACCCTGGATTTTCTTAg cTGCTTGGAAAATTGTGAATACATGGCTAAGTCCGGATGCTGTAAATAAAATCAG attCTTAAACAAAGCTGAGCTTGCTGACATTGTTGACGAAGACAAACTCCTTCAAAGACTAGGTGGAACG GATAATTACGAATACTCGTACCCACCGAGCAAAGATCCTCTGACTGAAAGAGTTGGGATAGACGG TGTAGAAGAAGTGCCAACGTCAAATGGATTTTCACATGAAAATCAGGATtccgatgatgatgatgatgatgataatgaaaaGACTGAAGTAGCTGAGAATCAGCCTCAATCACAAATTTCTGAGGAAAGAGAAGCACCTGTCAGTCCAACAAAGAGA GTGACTTTCGAAGATGCGCCCTCAACAGCAATAACAACCAATAACAAACAG GAGAGTTCCACCAAGCCTCCCACTCGATTGACTACTCAGTCAAGACTGTCTCAAAAACGCGCTCCTCCGGATGGTTTTGTCAGCAAACCCATGTTACTGACTATCAC tccaCCAGAAGAGTTGTTGTTTAGCGGAACAACTTCAACAGGAGAAATTCTTCAATCTCTGTCACTCACAAACAACACTTCATCAACAGTTGCATTCAAG GTTAAAACAACTTCCCCGGAGAGTTATCGTGTACGGCCGAGTTCAGGGGTCATTCTCGCCTCTTCTTCTGCCACGGTCAACGTCTTTTTACAACCAG GGCATGCTGCGAGTGTTATTAGGGACAAATTTCTGGTGATGTCGACCGAGTTACAGGACCAGAAATCACCAAGCGAACTGGCAGCGTTGTGGAAGACGGTACCCAAGACAGATGTGATTGAGCACAG ACTCAGATGCAGATTTGTGGCGTCCAGTTCTCAGATTTCTAGTCAGTATTATGATATTGCTGAAGGGAAGCCGATTTCCTTAGGTACAATCAACGAAAGCATTGAAACACTTCAAATACAACTCTGCGATGTCGAGAAAAAG
- the LOC141879322 gene encoding motile sperm domain-containing protein 2-like isoform X4 → MGINSAYCFEYIFFNIPPGFLILQNVIEKQLINELRQRFFQENGTNLHEFHEQDLKRVRDDDVWLSRFLKSRKQDVNNALLALVPCLLWRKSFGVNDLTERSIDRRLFESGFLFQHNQDKEGNSMVIFTGKLYKKDPQQQQEIKRYLVFLLEKHVRLFPNRKITMIMDMQETGISQMDMDFVKCVIHCFRDHFPWTLAWLLIVDLPWIFLAAWKIVNTWLSPDAVNKIRFLNKAELADIVDEDKLLQRLGGTDNYEYSYPPSKDPLTERVGIDGVEEVPTSNGFSHENQDSDDDDDDDNEKTEVAENQPQSQISEEREAPVSPTKRESSTKPPTRLTTQSRLSQKRAPPDGFVSKPMLLTITPPEELLFSGTTSTGEILQSLSLTNNTSSTVAFKVKTTSPESYRVRPSSGVILASSSATVNVFLQPGHAASVIRDKFLVMSTELQDQKSPSELAALWKTVPKTDVIEHRLRCRFVASSSQISSQYYDIAEGKPISLGTINESIETLQIQLCDVEKKLDVTSKRIIHMEEGLRVFIKVQLGLFSALIVLFAVVMYFAIHPM, encoded by the exons ATGGGAATTAATTCTGCATATTGTTTTGaatatattttctttaacaTACCACCGGGATTCCTCATTTTGCAGAATGTTATAGAAAAACAACTTATCAATGAGCTCAGGCAGCGATTTTTTCAGGAAAATG GCACTAATCTGCACGAATTTCACGAGCAAGATTTGAAGAGAGTTCGCGATGATGACGTTTGGCTGAGTCGCTTCTTGAAATCTCGAAAACAAGATGTTAATAATGCTCTGCTCGCTTTG GTGCCTTGTTTGTTATGGAGGAAGTCATTTGGAGTGAATG ATCTTACAGAGAGATCAATAGATCGTCGACTGTTTGAGTCAGGCTTCTTATTTCAGCATAATCAAGATAAAGAAGGGAACAGCATGG TAATCTTTACTGGAAAGCTTTACAAGAAAGATCCtcagcaacaacaagaaattaAACGATATTTAGTATTTCTATTGGAAAAACAT GTAAGATTGTTTCCCAATCGGAAAATAACCATGATTATGGACATGCAAGAGACTGGCATTTCACAAATG GACATGGATTTTGTAAAATGTGTGATACACTGTTTCAGAGATCATTTCCCTTGGACATTAG cctGGCTGCTAATTGTAGATTTACCCTGGATTTTCTTAg cTGCTTGGAAAATTGTGAATACATGGCTAAGTCCGGATGCTGTAAATAAAATCAG attCTTAAACAAAGCTGAGCTTGCTGACATTGTTGACGAAGACAAACTCCTTCAAAGACTAGGTGGAACG GATAATTACGAATACTCGTACCCACCGAGCAAAGATCCTCTGACTGAAAGAGTTGGGATAGACGG TGTAGAAGAAGTGCCAACGTCAAATGGATTTTCACATGAAAATCAGGATtccgatgatgatgatgatgatgataatgaaaaGACTGAAGTAGCTGAGAATCAGCCTCAATCACAAATTTCTGAGGAAAGAGAAGCACCTGTCAGTCCAACAAAGAGA GAGAGTTCCACCAAGCCTCCCACTCGATTGACTACTCAGTCAAGACTGTCTCAAAAACGCGCTCCTCCGGATGGTTTTGTCAGCAAACCCATGTTACTGACTATCAC tccaCCAGAAGAGTTGTTGTTTAGCGGAACAACTTCAACAGGAGAAATTCTTCAATCTCTGTCACTCACAAACAACACTTCATCAACAGTTGCATTCAAG GTTAAAACAACTTCCCCGGAGAGTTATCGTGTACGGCCGAGTTCAGGGGTCATTCTCGCCTCTTCTTCTGCCACGGTCAACGTCTTTTTACAACCAG GGCATGCTGCGAGTGTTATTAGGGACAAATTTCTGGTGATGTCGACCGAGTTACAGGACCAGAAATCACCAAGCGAACTGGCAGCGTTGTGGAAGACGGTACCCAAGACAGATGTGATTGAGCACAG ACTCAGATGCAGATTTGTGGCGTCCAGTTCTCAGATTTCTAGTCAGTATTATGATATTGCTGAAGGGAAGCCGATTTCCTTAGGTACAATCAACGAAAGCATTGAAACACTTCAAATACAACTCTGCGATGTCGAGAAAAAG